In Allocoprobacillus halotolerans, a genomic segment contains:
- a CDS encoding aminopeptidase, translating to MYAKNAWNKYENNQYKDVMDFNEGYKSFLTSGKTERACVKESVELAKAAGFQDIQSFQSLKAGDKFYVVNKDKNLALFIMGEKPVIEGMRILGAHIDSPRLDLKQNPLYESDGFALLDTHYYGGVKKYQWVTLPLSLYGVVIKKDGTQVDVVIGEDENDPVVGITDLLIHLSADQLQKTAAKVIEGENLDITLGSIPLKDSEKDAVKANVLKLLKDKYDIEEEDFLSAEIEVVPSGPARDYGLDRSMVMGYGHDDRVCAYTSLKAILDIQEIPQYTSCCILVDKEEIGSVGATGAQSLFFENTIAEILHLCGDDKFLSVRKALANSMMLSSDVSAGFDPLYKEVNDPKNAAYLGKGIVFNKYTGARGKSGSNDANPEYFAKIRNVMDQAGVHFQTAELGKVDQGGGGTIAYILGNYDMNVIDAGIAVLNMHAPWEIVSKVDVYEAYLAYQQFLIQM from the coding sequence TGTGTTAAAGAATCAGTGGAACTTGCAAAAGCTGCTGGTTTTCAAGATATTCAAAGTTTTCAAAGCTTAAAAGCCGGTGATAAATTCTATGTTGTGAATAAAGATAAAAATTTAGCTTTATTTATTATGGGGGAAAAACCTGTGATTGAAGGAATGAGAATTTTAGGTGCTCATATTGATTCTCCTCGTTTAGATTTAAAACAAAATCCTCTTTATGAAAGTGATGGTTTTGCTTTATTAGATACACATTACTATGGTGGTGTCAAAAAATATCAATGGGTAACACTTCCTTTATCATTATATGGTGTTGTGATTAAAAAAGATGGTACACAGGTTGATGTTGTGATTGGTGAAGATGAAAATGATCCTGTTGTAGGTATTACTGATTTATTAATTCATTTATCTGCTGATCAATTACAAAAAACGGCTGCTAAAGTTATTGAAGGTGAAAACTTAGATATCACTTTAGGAAGTATTCCTTTAAAAGATAGTGAAAAAGATGCTGTTAAAGCAAATGTTTTAAAACTTTTAAAAGATAAATATGATATTGAAGAAGAAGATTTCTTAAGTGCTGAAATCGAAGTTGTACCTAGTGGTCCAGCCAGAGATTATGGTTTAGATAGAAGTATGGTAATGGGATATGGACATGATGATCGTGTTTGTGCTTACACTTCATTAAAAGCAATTCTAGATATCCAAGAAATTCCTCAATATACATCTTGTTGTATTTTAGTTGATAAAGAAGAAATTGGTAGTGTAGGAGCAACTGGTGCTCAATCTTTATTCTTTGAAAATACAATTGCTGAAATTTTACATCTTTGTGGTGATGATAAATTCTTATCTGTTAGAAAAGCCCTTGCCAATTCAATGATGTTATCAAGTGATGTCAGTGCTGGTTTTGATCCACTTTATAAAGAAGTGAATGATCCTAAAAATGCGGCTTATCTAGGTAAAGGTATTGTTTTCAATAAGTATACTGGCGCTCGTGGAAAAAGTGGCAGCAATGATGCGAATCCTGAATATTTTGCAAAAATTAGAAATGTAATGGATCAAGCTGGTGTTCATTTCCAGACAGCTGAACTTGGTAAAGTTGATCAAGGTGGCGGAGGTACAATTGCCTACATCTTAGGAAATTATGATATGAATGTCATTGATGCTGGTATTGCGGTATTAAACATGCATGCGCCTTGGGAAATTGTTTCTAAAGTAGATGTTTATGAAGCTTATTTAGCATATCAACAATTCTTAATTCAAATGTAA
- a CDS encoding oligopeptide/dipeptide ABC transporter ATP-binding protein, translating into MEGDVPSPINLPQGCPFAGRCRYATEECHNNKPELKEVQKGHFVACHHPRIK; encoded by the coding sequence TTGGAAGGTGATGTTCCTTCTCCAATTAACCTTCCACAAGGATGTCCATTTGCTGGTAGATGTCGTTATGCTACAGAAGAGTGCCATAATAATAAGCCAGAATTAAAAGAAGTTCAAAAAGGACATTTTGTGGCATGTCATCATCCAAGAATAAAATAG
- a CDS encoding ABC transporter ATP-binding protein: MARVLDIKDLYVSFDTYAGEVQAVRGVTYHVDEGEVLAVVGESGCGKSVTAQTIMKLNPMPPARIKSGELTLDGIDIIHTSEEDMQKIRGKEVSMIFQDPMTCLNPTMPVGKQIVEAIKHHQKLDRKSAQQKAIEMLKKVQIPNAEERAKQYPHEFSGGMRQRAMIAMALSCNPKLLIADEPTTALDVTIQAQIIDLLADIRKEMGTAIILITHDLGVVASLADRISVMYAGKVVETGSADDIFEKPSHPYTKALLNSLPKHDTNKDDKLSSIPGTPPDLIKPPVGCAFASRCEKCMKICKAKQPPIFDLGNGHASSCWLLHKDCPSHLKEDKE, from the coding sequence ATGGCAAGAGTTTTAGATATAAAAGATTTATACGTTTCGTTTGATACTTATGCAGGTGAAGTACAAGCAGTAAGAGGCGTTACATATCATGTAGATGAAGGAGAAGTCCTTGCTGTTGTTGGTGAATCAGGATGTGGAAAATCAGTCACTGCACAGACTATAATGAAATTAAATCCTATGCCACCAGCTCGTATTAAATCTGGTGAATTAACATTAGATGGTATTGATATTATTCATACATCTGAAGAAGATATGCAAAAAATTCGTGGAAAAGAAGTTAGTATGATATTTCAAGATCCAATGACTTGTTTAAATCCTACGATGCCAGTTGGTAAACAAATCGTTGAGGCTATTAAACATCATCAAAAATTAGATAGAAAATCAGCCCAACAAAAAGCTATAGAAATGTTGAAGAAAGTACAAATTCCAAATGCAGAAGAACGTGCAAAACAATATCCTCATGAGTTTTCTGGAGGAATGCGTCAGCGTGCAATGATTGCAATGGCTTTGTCTTGTAATCCAAAATTATTGATTGCCGATGAACCTACGACAGCTTTGGATGTTACAATTCAAGCTCAAATTATTGACTTATTAGCTGATATTCGTAAGGAAATGGGTACGGCAATCATTCTTATTACTCATGATTTAGGAGTCGTTGCTTCTTTAGCTGATAGAATTTCAGTTATGTATGCTGGAAAAGTTGTTGAAACTGGAAGTGCAGACGATATTTTTGAAAAACCATCACACCCATACACAAAAGCCTTATTAAATAGTTTGCCTAAACATGATACAAATAAAGATGATAAATTATCTTCTATTCCAGGAACGCCGCCTGACTTGATTAAACCACCAGTCGGTTGTGCATTTGCTTCTCGATGTGAAAAATGTATGAAAATTTGTAAAGCTAAGCAGCCACCTATTTTTGATTTAGGAAACGGACATGCTTCATCTTGTTGGCTATTGCATAAAGATTGCCCATCTCATTTAAAGGAGGATAAAGAATAA
- a CDS encoding ABC transporter permease — MEEMLNKENKENVLTPDSHIDAAEFEWVGQDTEKMMEIGRPSISYWNDAFNRLKRDKIAVFFIGVLLVITLLAIIIPFVYPISGNVMHKQHLNAGMFYSDGTCFHIFGTDSLGRDLFVRIWEGARISLTIAFVSVLVNGIIGVIYGGISGYFGGKIDDVMMRIVEIVNGIPYLLVVLLLMLVMERGVMTIIIALVAVGWVGMARLVRGQVIQLKEQEFIIAAKTMGVSSSRIIAKHLVPNILSIIIVNLTLAIPSAIFNEAFLSFIGLGVRVPLASWGTLAQDGITNFRYYPYQLLIPAFFISITMLSFNLLGDKLRDAFDPRLRR; from the coding sequence ATGGAAGAGATGTTAAATAAAGAAAATAAAGAAAATGTCCTAACACCAGATTCTCATATTGATGCAGCAGAATTTGAGTGGGTTGGTCAAGATACAGAAAAAATGATGGAAATTGGAAGACCAAGTATTAGTTATTGGAATGATGCTTTTAATCGTTTGAAAAGAGATAAAATTGCGGTATTTTTTATTGGTGTTTTATTAGTAATTACTTTATTAGCAATTATTATTCCGTTTGTTTATCCAATTTCAGGTAATGTTATGCATAAACAGCATTTAAATGCTGGAATGTTTTATAGTGATGGAACGTGTTTCCATATTTTTGGAACAGATTCGTTGGGAAGAGATTTATTTGTTCGTATATGGGAAGGTGCAAGAATTTCATTGACTATTGCATTTGTTTCAGTTCTTGTTAATGGAATCATTGGAGTTATCTATGGAGGTATCTCAGGATATTTTGGTGGAAAAATTGATGATGTGATGATGAGAATTGTGGAAATAGTTAATGGTATCCCATATTTATTAGTTGTGTTATTATTGATGCTTGTTATGGAACGTGGAGTTATGACTATTATCATTGCTCTAGTTGCTGTAGGTTGGGTTGGAATGGCTCGATTAGTGAGAGGGCAAGTCATCCAATTAAAAGAACAGGAATTTATTATTGCTGCAAAAACAATGGGAGTTTCTTCATCACGTATTATTGCTAAGCATTTAGTTCCTAATATTTTATCGATTATTATTGTTAATTTAACTTTAGCAATACCAAGTGCAATTTTTAATGAAGCGTTCTTATCATTTATTGGTTTGGGGGTACGTGTTCCACTAGCTTCGTGGGGTACACTGGCCCAAGATGGTATTACAAACTTTAGATATTATCCATATCAATTATTGATACCTGCATTTTTTATTAGTATCACTATGTTAAGCTTTAACTTACTTGGTGATAAATTAAGAGATGCTTTTGATCCAAGATTAAGGAGGTAA
- a CDS encoding ABC transporter permease: MSKSTAKYILKRLIYALLTIIVLIAITFFMMHAIPGDPFIGDKAISDTAKAALEAQYGLDKPLIQQLFIYITNAFQGDFGQSIKYGREVIEIIGDSFPYSFELGMRALIIAVFGGIGLGSLAALKRGKKADTIAMLVAVFGVSVPSFIVAALLQYYLALQLNIAVGTNIFPITGWNTELSKVLPAIALSLGPLAQISRLMRTSMLDVLNSDYIKTAKAKGLSQGMIIWRHALRNACMPVLTVLGPIAASILTGGFVVEQVFSIPGMGRYFVVSIKENDYTMIAGTTIFYGMFLILSVLVIDILYGVVDPRVKLADSKE, from the coding sequence ATGTCTAAGAGTACAGCGAAATATATTTTAAAACGTTTGATTTATGCTCTTCTTACGATTATTGTATTGATTGCTATTACATTTTTTATGATGCATGCTATACCAGGAGATCCATTTATTGGAGATAAGGCAATATCAGATACTGCCAAGGCTGCATTAGAGGCGCAATATGGGTTGGATAAACCACTTATTCAACAATTGTTCATTTATATTACAAATGCTTTTCAAGGTGATTTTGGGCAGTCAATAAAATATGGTAGAGAAGTTATAGAAATTATTGGTGATTCTTTTCCATATTCATTTGAATTAGGAATGAGAGCTCTCATTATTGCTGTTTTTGGTGGTATTGGTTTAGGATCTTTAGCTGCACTCAAACGTGGTAAAAAAGCAGATACAATTGCTATGCTTGTTGCTGTATTTGGTGTTTCTGTACCTAGTTTTATTGTGGCAGCATTATTACAATATTATTTAGCATTACAATTGAATATAGCAGTAGGTACAAATATATTTCCAATTACAGGATGGAATACTGAGTTGTCTAAAGTATTACCAGCTATTGCGTTGAGTTTAGGCCCACTAGCCCAAATTTCTCGACTAATGCGTACAAGTATGCTAGATGTATTAAATTCAGATTATATTAAGACAGCCAAAGCAAAAGGATTGTCCCAAGGAATGATTATTTGGCGTCATGCTTTAAGAAATGCGTGCATGCCTGTTTTAACAGTTTTAGGACCAATTGCAGCTAGTATTTTAACTGGTGGATTTGTCGTTGAACAAGTCTTTTCTATACCGGGAATGGGAAGATATTTTGTTGTTTCCATTAAAGAAAATGATTATACTATGATTGCAGGTACGACTATTTTCTATGGTATGTTCCTCATTTTATCGGTTTTAGTTATTGATATTTTGTATGGTGTTGTTGACCCTCGTGTTAAATTAGCTGATTCAAAGGAGTAG
- a CDS encoding peptide ABC transporter substrate-binding protein, producing MKRNWFAKFATSLVCLAMLVGCGGGGNSESGSGTKAVTVNLGTEPPEMLSFMTTDSTSGNVLRHTMETLITLDGNDEPIPGVAKEVPTKENGGISEDGLTITFNLNPEAKWQDGTQVKASDFEYAWDQLFNVENGAGYATTWAPLIVGAQDIYDAKNDAEREAALAKKGYKADDEAGTFTVQLTKPYAYFVSLMSFYSFAPLNKDAYEKAGGVTKYGTDMDKFLGNGPYKFKEWNHEDSIVLEKNENYWNKDEIKIDQITFRMISDTNTALNEFENGSIDMIGLTGEQASNLKDQGKDVQTYVDGGSWYFLFNTTQKPYDNAKVRRALTLGVDAEGYIENIRKDASKVATAFTTEAVSKGEFTESLGNLYPRSTDYTEAKKLLEEGLAEEGMKLEDFTLTLLGDEGDDAQRMYAYFQEEWQKNLGITVKVDQVTFKTRIERMNTQDFDIVFAGWSPDYNDPKSYLEIVQSDNGNNNGKYSNKEYDALLEKADSETDTTKRTEYLKQAEELFAEECPVGPVFHRATSYICSDRLVGIQRTAYKQIDLRFADVK from the coding sequence ATGAAAAGAAACTGGTTTGCAAAATTTGCCACTTCTTTAGTATGCTTAGCTATGCTAGTTGGTTGTGGTGGCGGAGGTAACTCTGAATCTGGATCAGGAACTAAGGCTGTTACAGTAAACTTAGGAACTGAACCACCTGAAATGTTATCATTTATGACTACTGATAGTACTTCAGGAAATGTATTAAGACACACAATGGAAACATTAATAACTTTAGATGGAAATGATGAGCCAATTCCAGGTGTGGCTAAAGAAGTTCCTACAAAAGAAAACGGAGGAATTTCTGAAGATGGATTGACAATTACTTTTAATTTAAATCCAGAAGCTAAATGGCAAGATGGAACTCAAGTGAAAGCAAGTGATTTTGAATATGCTTGGGATCAATTGTTCAATGTAGAAAACGGTGCTGGATATGCAACTACTTGGGCACCATTGATTGTTGGAGCACAAGATATTTATGATGCTAAAAATGATGCAGAGAGAGAAGCTGCTTTAGCTAAAAAAGGTTATAAAGCTGACGATGAAGCTGGAACATTTACTGTTCAATTAACAAAACCATATGCATATTTTGTAAGTTTAATGTCTTTCTATAGTTTTGCCCCATTAAACAAAGATGCTTATGAAAAAGCTGGTGGAGTTACAAAATACGGAACAGATATGGATAAATTCTTAGGAAATGGTCCATATAAATTTAAAGAATGGAATCATGAAGATTCAATTGTTTTAGAGAAAAATGAAAATTATTGGAATAAAGATGAAATCAAAATTGATCAAATTACTTTCAGAATGATTAGTGATACAAATACAGCGCTAAATGAATTCGAAAACGGAAGTATTGATATGATTGGTTTAACTGGTGAACAAGCATCTAACTTAAAAGATCAAGGTAAAGATGTTCAAACTTATGTTGATGGAGGATCTTGGTATTTCTTATTTAATACAACTCAAAAACCATATGACAATGCAAAAGTGAGAAGAGCTTTAACATTAGGTGTTGATGCAGAAGGATATATTGAAAATATTCGTAAAGATGCATCAAAAGTAGCTACTGCATTTACAACTGAAGCGGTTTCGAAAGGTGAATTTACTGAATCATTAGGTAATTTATATCCACGTTCTACAGATTATACTGAAGCTAAGAAATTATTAGAAGAAGGTTTAGCTGAAGAAGGAATGAAATTAGAAGACTTCACATTAACATTACTTGGTGATGAAGGTGACGATGCACAAAGAATGTATGCTTACTTCCAAGAAGAATGGCAAAAGAATTTAGGAATCACTGTTAAAGTTGACCAAGTTACTTTCAAGACAAGAATTGAAAGAATGAACACTCAAGATTTTGATATCGTATTTGCTGGATGGTCTCCAGATTATAACGATCCAAAGAGTTATCTTGAAATTGTTCAATCTGACAATGGAAATAACAACGGAAAATATAGTAATAAAGAATATGATGCGTTGTTAGAAAAAGCTGATTCTGAAACAGATACAACAAAACGTACTGAATATTTAAAACAAGCAGAAGAATTATTTGCTGAAGAATGTCCAGTTGGTCCTGTATTCCATAGAGCTACTTCTTATATTTGTAGTGATAGATTAGTTGGAATTCAAAGAACAGCTTACAAACAAATTGATTTAAGATTTGCTGATGTTAAATAA
- a CDS encoding mechanosensitive ion channel family protein produces the protein MIDQLINKYADVGMKILEAAIIFVIGWYAVKIILHILSKMMEKSQIDAIIENFVISILNIGSKIIVVITVIAQLGVPTTSLVAVLTTAGAAIALGLQDSLKGIASGITILFSKPFVKGDIIEIDGYVGTVQEIQLLYTIVMTFDNKMVVIPNNDLVSSSFVNYSHEEVRRVTITLDLHPDNDIAQFKKALMEVIEKHPYALQEPAPCIKISEYKEQSVVLQIWVWADNEHFYEVNDDLLIAIREIYKQQNVKVPARQIDVHIQQSDLNS, from the coding sequence ATGATAGATCAATTGATTAATAAATATGCAGATGTCGGTATGAAAATTTTAGAAGCTGCCATTATTTTTGTGATTGGGTGGTATGCAGTTAAAATAATTTTACATATTTTATCTAAAATGATGGAAAAAAGCCAAATTGATGCGATTATAGAGAATTTTGTTATTTCTATATTAAATATTGGATCAAAAATTATTGTTGTGATTACAGTGATTGCTCAATTAGGTGTGCCAACAACATCTTTAGTTGCTGTTTTAACAACAGCCGGAGCAGCCATTGCTTTAGGATTACAAGATTCTTTAAAAGGCATTGCTTCAGGGATTACGATATTATTTTCTAAACCCTTTGTAAAAGGAGATATTATTGAAATTGATGGTTATGTGGGAACAGTTCAGGAAATTCAATTATTATATACAATCGTTATGACGTTTGATAATAAAATGGTTGTAATTCCAAATAATGATTTGGTTTCATCAAGTTTTGTGAACTATTCACATGAAGAAGTGCGCCGTGTGACGATTACTTTAGACTTGCATCCAGATAATGATATTGCCCAATTTAAAAAAGCATTAATGGAAGTTATTGAAAAACATCCTTATGCTCTTCAAGAACCTGCTCCTTGTATTAAGATTAGTGAATATAAAGAGCAAAGTGTTGTCTTGCAAATTTGGGTATGGGCTGATAATGAACATTTTTATGAAGTCAATGATGATTTATTGATTGCAATAAGAGAGATATATAAGCAACAAAATGTGAAGGTCCCAGCAAGGCAAATTGATGTGCATATCCAACAAAGTGACCTTAATTCTTAA
- a CDS encoding DegV family protein: MKVAIMTDSNSGITQSEAKELGIFVLPMPFTIDGKEYKEDINLTQDEFYDKLMNGAEVFTSQPAAGEVTGFFDRILEDYDQIVHIPMSSGLSGSCQTAMMLADDEDYKGKVFVVDSQRISVTQKWDVLDAIEMAKQGKDAKEIHDILMQNKLNASIYITVNTLEYLKKGGRITPAAAALGGLLKIKPILTIQGEKLDSFQKTRTMQKAAKIMIDALRQDIQEHIDPVNEDMSDAHIMIAYTYDKDQALEFKKEVEEAFPNHEVICDPLSLSVACHIGPHSLAIATCKKI; this comes from the coding sequence ATGAAAGTCGCAATTATGACTGATAGTAACAGTGGAATTACACAAAGTGAAGCAAAAGAATTAGGTATTTTTGTTTTACCAATGCCTTTTACGATTGATGGCAAAGAATATAAAGAAGATATTAATCTCACGCAAGATGAGTTTTATGATAAATTAATGAATGGAGCTGAAGTTTTTACTTCTCAACCTGCAGCAGGAGAAGTGACTGGTTTTTTTGATCGTATTTTAGAAGACTATGATCAAATTGTTCACATTCCTATGTCTAGTGGTTTAAGTGGCTCATGTCAAACAGCTATGATGTTAGCTGATGATGAAGATTATAAAGGAAAGGTTTTTGTTGTTGATTCACAACGTATTTCAGTCACTCAAAAATGGGATGTACTAGATGCCATAGAAATGGCAAAACAAGGTAAAGATGCCAAAGAAATTCATGATATTTTAATGCAAAATAAATTAAATGCATCTATTTATATTACAGTTAATACTTTAGAATACCTTAAAAAAGGTGGCCGTATTACACCAGCTGCCGCAGCACTAGGAGGTTTATTAAAAATCAAACCTATTTTAACAATTCAAGGAGAAAAACTTGATTCTTTCCAAAAAACTCGTACAATGCAAAAAGCCGCAAAAATTATGATTGATGCGCTTCGTCAAGATATTCAAGAACATATTGACCCTGTCAATGAAGACATGTCTGATGCGCATATCATGATTGCTTATACATATGATAAAGACCAGGCTTTGGAATTTAAAAAAGAGGTTGAAGAAGCTTTTCCAAATCACGAAGTCATCTGTGATCCTCTTTCATTGAGTGTAGCCTGTCATATTGGTCCGCATTCTCTTGCTATTGCTACATGTAAAAAGATTTAA
- the rnjA gene encoding ribonuclease J1 — MADMPQKRSFQKRTPYNNRNRQIKNETLSSDTKVFALGGLNEVGKNMYCIEHNNELVIIDAGVKFAEDGLPGIDYVIPDYTYLKRNQKKIKALLITHGHEDHIGGIPFLLQVVHIPFIYASPLACAMIRRKLEEKRLTQATKLIQINNLSQVKTKYFNIGFFKTNHSIPESLGIVVNTPNGRIVSTGDFKFDLTPVGDPADFQVMSFLGETGVTLLLSDSTNAEVPNFSISEKQVAYSVQEEFRKTEGRLIVATFASNVHRVQQIIDAAVKFNRKILVFGRSMENNIQVSRKLGYIKCPDRFFIKNDEAKHLPDNEILILCTGSQGEALAALSRIANGTHRQISIKPGDTVVFSSNPIPGNANSVSKVINKLYRAGARVLTNEAINNLHTSGHASQEEQKLMLLLTRPKYFFPVHGEYRMLKIHAKLFEEVGLTKGNAFVLSNGDSILLHNEEARLGPRIHVDDIYVDGNDITGLSTAVLRDRQILSEDGMVSVLISMDSRAGCLLNKPIIMSRGFVYMQDSKEMIREAELLVSRELSQLLRRKTTFGEIKNTIRDTLAPYFYQKTKRNPMIIPVIMNKKV; from the coding sequence ATGGCAGATATGCCTCAAAAACGTTCTTTTCAAAAAAGAACACCCTATAATAATAGAAATAGACAAATAAAAAATGAAACATTATCATCTGATACAAAAGTTTTTGCATTAGGTGGTTTAAATGAAGTTGGAAAAAATATGTATTGTATTGAACATAACAATGAATTAGTCATTATTGATGCTGGTGTGAAATTCGCTGAAGATGGATTACCAGGTATTGATTATGTAATTCCAGACTATACATATTTAAAACGTAATCAAAAGAAAATTAAAGCCTTATTGATTACCCATGGACATGAAGATCATATTGGAGGAATTCCATTCCTTTTACAGGTTGTACATATTCCTTTTATTTATGCTTCCCCACTTGCTTGTGCAATGATTCGTCGAAAACTTGAGGAAAAACGTTTAACACAAGCAACAAAATTAATACAAATTAATAATTTATCACAAGTGAAAACAAAATATTTTAATATTGGTTTCTTTAAAACCAATCATTCCATCCCTGAATCTTTGGGAATTGTTGTGAATACGCCTAATGGACGTATTGTTTCAACAGGTGACTTTAAATTTGATTTAACACCTGTTGGTGATCCTGCTGATTTTCAAGTTATGTCCTTTTTAGGAGAAACAGGTGTCACCTTATTATTGAGTGATTCTACCAATGCTGAAGTTCCTAATTTTTCAATTAGTGAAAAACAAGTTGCTTACAGTGTTCAAGAGGAATTTAGAAAAACAGAGGGACGTTTAATTGTTGCCACTTTTGCTTCTAACGTTCATCGTGTCCAGCAGATTATTGATGCTGCTGTCAAATTTAATCGTAAAATTTTGGTTTTTGGACGTTCAATGGAAAACAATATTCAAGTTTCACGAAAACTTGGTTATATTAAATGCCCAGATCGTTTCTTTATTAAAAACGATGAAGCAAAACACTTACCTGATAATGAAATCTTAATCTTATGTACAGGTAGTCAAGGTGAAGCTTTAGCAGCATTAAGTCGTATTGCTAATGGAACACATCGTCAAATTTCTATAAAACCTGGTGATACTGTTGTCTTTTCATCGAATCCTATTCCAGGTAATGCCAACAGTGTCAGCAAAGTTATTAATAAACTTTATCGTGCCGGAGCTAGAGTTTTAACAAACGAAGCCATTAACAATTTGCATACTTCTGGACATGCTTCACAGGAAGAACAAAAATTGATGTTGTTATTGACACGTCCAAAATATTTCTTCCCAGTTCATGGTGAATATCGTATGTTGAAGATTCATGCTAAATTATTCGAAGAAGTTGGACTTACAAAAGGCAATGCTTTTGTGTTATCTAATGGAGATTCTATTCTTTTGCATAACGAAGAAGCGCGTTTAGGACCACGTATTCATGTGGATGATATCTATGTTGATGGCAATGACATTACTGGTTTATCAACTGCTGTATTAAGAGATCGACAGATTTTAAGTGAAGATGGTATGGTTTCTGTATTAATTTCTATGGATTCCCGTGCAGGTTGCTTACTCAATAAGCCAATTATTATGTCACGTGGTTTTGTTTATATGCAAGATAGTAAAGAAATGATTCGTGAAGCAGAATTGCTAGTCAGTCGAGAACTTTCTCAATTATTAAGAAGAAAAACAACTTTTGGTGAAATCAAAAATACAATCAGGGATACTTTGGCTCCTTATTTCTATCAAAAAACCAAGAGAAATCCAATGATTATTCCTGTTATTATGAATAAAAAAGTATGA
- a CDS encoding metallophosphoesterase encodes MKKFIRRLILLLIVFGLCFLGYYIYAVSPKAYEFHEQKYINSHISSQLNGFKIAFISDVNLTDQESLTRFQSIVNELNNYPFDMVIFGGDLYDEQVFKGDEVSKILKSIQCQYGKLAILGERDENSSLEVTQILNNGGFEVLSNETRSLYYKDTSLTLVAYDDEYDFSKLKTSQDKFILGISHEPDTFTQAKDYVHLQLSGHSYGGSVYVPYFGSLFPIDGAKTYNHGTYEEKNATLIVSNGISGPASFPFKVLCPNQIQLIALNTKSNDTTQNE; translated from the coding sequence ATGAAAAAGTTTATAAGACGATTAATTTTACTATTAATCGTCTTTGGTTTATGTTTTCTTGGATATTACATATATGCTGTATCACCAAAAGCCTATGAATTTCACGAACAAAAATACATCAACTCTCATATTTCATCTCAATTAAATGGTTTTAAGATTGCCTTTATCTCTGATGTCAATTTAACAGATCAAGAAAGTTTAACACGTTTTCAATCAATCGTTAATGAATTAAATAACTATCCTTTTGATATGGTTATCTTTGGTGGTGATTTATATGATGAGCAAGTTTTTAAAGGTGATGAGGTATCTAAAATTTTAAAAAGTATTCAATGTCAATATGGTAAATTGGCTATCCTAGGAGAGCGTGACGAAAATTCTTCTTTAGAAGTCACTCAAATTCTTAATAATGGTGGTTTTGAAGTTTTAAGTAATGAAACAAGATCTCTTTATTATAAAGACACATCATTAACATTGGTGGCTTATGATGATGAATACGATTTTTCAAAATTAAAGACTTCACAAGATAAATTTATACTTGGTATCTCACATGAACCTGATACTTTTACACAAGCAAAAGACTATGTTCATTTACAATTATCTGGACATAGTTATGGAGGATCTGTTTATGTTCCTTATTTTGGATCATTATTTCCAATTGATGGAGCAAAGACATATAATCATGGAACTTATGAAGAAAAGAATGCAACTCTTATTGTTTCAAATGGAATCAGTGGTCCAGCTTCTTTCCCATTCAAAGTTCTATGCCCTAATCAAATACAACTCATTGCATTGAATACCAAAAGTAATGATACAACTCAAAATGAATAA